A region of Moorena producens PAL-8-15-08-1 DNA encodes the following proteins:
- the ureE gene encoding urease accessory protein UreE: MLTFTKRLRANQNTIVGFTLSLTAEERTRTRHRFETADGENLYLRLPRGSVLQDGDLLEAEETKVMIRIAAKPEPVLTVTSQKPVNLLRAAYHLGNRHVPLEVTASYLRLSPDPVLQGMLEQLGVEVHQEVVPFQPEIGAYGH, from the coding sequence ATGCTCACCTTTACCAAACGCCTCAGAGCTAATCAGAATACTATAGTCGGCTTTACCCTCTCCTTAACAGCCGAGGAGCGTACCCGAACTCGCCACCGCTTTGAAACAGCGGATGGTGAAAATTTGTATTTGCGCTTGCCTAGGGGCAGTGTCTTGCAGGATGGGGATTTACTGGAAGCTGAAGAGACAAAGGTGATGATCCGAATTGCTGCTAAACCAGAACCGGTACTGACTGTCACCTCCCAAAAACCGGTGAATTTGCTGCGAGCTGCTTATCATTTGGGTAATCGCCATGTCCCTTTAGAAGTAACGGCTAGCTATTTAAGGTTATCTCCTGACCCGGTTTTGCAAGGGATGTTAGAGCAGTTGGGGGTAGAGGTACACCAGGAAGTGGTACCGTTTCAACCAGAAATCGGTGCCTATGGACATTGA
- a CDS encoding alr0857 family protein, translating to MLKLIYTENSFYLERLAQSLEEWVTKRTLVSLRAGASFYIEPSTASFLLPADLPHLRQLEVFVRQDTTDAIALSICDAQYVEVSLQGTWLTSDPEDEEGIFVTAMNYAVEFFLYQLWQEANHRASVPKD from the coding sequence ATGCTGAAACTGATTTATACCGAAAATAGCTTTTATCTAGAGCGTTTGGCTCAATCCCTAGAAGAATGGGTAACGAAACGAACCCTTGTCTCGCTCCGTGCGGGTGCAAGTTTCTATATCGAACCCAGCACTGCGTCATTTTTGCTACCAGCTGACTTGCCCCACCTCAGGCAATTAGAGGTGTTTGTGCGGCAAGACACAACCGATGCGATCGCATTATCGATTTGTGATGCGCAATATGTTGAAGTAAGCCTACAAGGCACCTGGCTAACGTCAGATCCAGAGGATGAAGAGGGAATTTTTGTAACAGCAATGAACTATGCTGTTGAGTTTTTTCTCTATCAGTTGTGGCAAGAGGCTAACCATCGGGCTTCTGTTCCGAAGGATTGA
- a CDS encoding HNH endonuclease — protein sequence MTSTTEVLRQSVVVFSKNYLPINRVNIKRAIALLVTGKAEPIDFFGGKGYKVRSPSVVILVPTHIRLILTETEPTWRVPPVNRREVLRRDKHRCQYCGSTKKLTLDHVIPRSKGGKHSWDNVVTACEGCNSLKGNRTPQQAGMKLPRQPKAPMHPAVAFAEQFWRQQQINRLEEEVTGNAETDLYRK from the coding sequence GTGACAAGCACAACTGAGGTATTGAGGCAATCGGTAGTGGTTTTTTCCAAAAACTACTTACCTATTAATCGAGTCAATATCAAACGAGCAATTGCTCTGTTGGTTACCGGGAAAGCTGAACCAATCGATTTCTTTGGTGGTAAGGGCTACAAAGTCCGTTCCCCTAGTGTAGTGATCTTGGTACCAACCCATATCCGCTTGATACTTACCGAAACCGAACCAACTTGGCGAGTTCCTCCAGTAAATCGGCGGGAGGTCTTAAGACGGGACAAGCATCGGTGCCAATACTGTGGCAGCACCAAAAAGCTAACCCTCGACCATGTCATTCCTCGGTCAAAAGGCGGGAAACACAGTTGGGACAACGTCGTTACAGCATGTGAGGGTTGTAACAGCCTCAAAGGCAACCGCACTCCCCAGCAAGCGGGAATGAAATTACCCAGACAGCCCAAAGCACCCATGCATCCAGCTGTTGCTTTTGCGGAACAGTTTTGGCGTCAACAGCAAATCAATCGGTTAGAGGAGGAAGTTACAGGTAATGCTGAAACTGATTTATACCGAAAATAG